A single Streptomyces sp. Edi2 DNA region contains:
- a CDS encoding ABC transporter permease: MWQLLAQFRVNLWLRFSQFPTVTETAEAFARRLGTAAYWQDVTDSLTRIVGGFALAAVLGVTVGIAVARSPLASDLLGPLLEVLRPIPAIALVPVAILLFPSNEQGIVFITCTAAFFPVTVSTRHAVRALTPVWEEAVRTMGGGRWRVLRSVVVPGALPGILGGLSVGIGVSWICVISAEMISGEYGVGYRTWQDYTILDYPGVFVGMATIGLLGRFTSTAVELLGRRLTRWLPRAAEGSPPPTGGRGGWRVGRWQVGRWRVRRSALGESS; encoded by the coding sequence GTGTGGCAGCTGCTCGCCCAGTTCCGGGTCAACCTGTGGTTGCGGTTCTCCCAGTTCCCCACCGTCACCGAAACGGCTGAGGCGTTCGCCCGCCGGCTCGGCACCGCCGCGTACTGGCAGGACGTCACCGACAGCCTGACCCGGATCGTCGGCGGCTTCGCCCTCGCGGCCGTGCTCGGCGTCACCGTCGGCATCGCGGTCGCCCGCTCCCCGCTCGCCTCCGACCTCCTCGGCCCGCTGCTCGAAGTGCTGCGCCCGATACCGGCGATCGCGCTGGTGCCGGTGGCGATCCTGCTGTTCCCCAGTAATGAACAGGGCATCGTCTTCATCACGTGCACCGCCGCGTTCTTCCCCGTCACGGTCTCCACCCGGCACGCGGTGCGGGCGCTGACTCCCGTTTGGGAGGAGGCGGTGCGCACCATGGGCGGGGGCCGGTGGCGGGTACTGCGGTCGGTGGTGGTGCCGGGGGCGTTGCCCGGCATCCTCGGCGGGCTGTCGGTGGGCATCGGTGTCTCGTGGATCTGTGTGATCTCCGCCGAGATGATCTCCGGAGAGTACGGCGTGGGGTACCGGACCTGGCAGGACTACACCATTCTCGACTACCCGGGGGTCTTCGTCGGGATGGCCACCATCGGACTGCTCGGCCGGTTCACCTCCACGGCGGTGGAACTGCTGGGGCGCCGGCTGACCCGGTGGCTGCCGCGGGCCGCCGAGGGCTCCCCTCCGCCCACGGGCGGCCGGGGCGGGTGGCGGGTCGGCCGATGGCAGGTCGGCCGGTGGAGGGTGCGCCGTTCGGCGCTCGGGGAGTCCTCATGA
- a CDS encoding ABC transporter substrate-binding protein, with translation MSSRFTGSRFAPSPSSFPPSPFFRRSPDPSSTARRTARRRASLATALATALPAALLSGCGTTADASDGKTVTVTVGYQSKTINTVTAGTLLRSLGSFERALRAQGKRDGKVYKVRWQDYATGAPITAQMVAGKVDIGSMGDFPLLLNAARGTQLHAPTRLVSVTGYNLRGALNTIVTKPGSALRSPADLRGKRVSSSVGSASDGTLVRALQRAGIDPERGIHKLNQQPAVGASALQSGSADALSQFVAWPGLLAFQGKAQALYDGGALGLPTFHGVTVRDAFAGQRPAVVRAFLTAQRDATRYLQTHPVDAAQRVAKATGLPPEVVYLYNGAGGLATFDPTLKPQLIAALKKDVTVLRAAELTGPVNVDSFVNDRYVKQSYGSGYAKARSSTAHPSPDEVWLRGEDRTHSFSGPQALLRFAAAHRDAVRAAYVADATTGTRWFADKSVWVHDGARLLPFATRATADTWTRHHRGARTLSYAAALEQAR, from the coding sequence ATGAGCTCCCGATTCACGGGCTCCCGGTTCGCACCGTCCCCGTCCTCCTTCCCGCCCTCGCCCTTCTTCCGGCGCTCGCCGGACCCTTCCTCCACCGCACGGCGTACGGCGCGCCGCAGGGCGTCGCTCGCCACGGCGCTCGCGACCGCGCTGCCGGCGGCCTTGCTCAGCGGCTGCGGCACCACCGCGGACGCCTCGGACGGCAAGACCGTCACCGTGACCGTCGGCTACCAGTCCAAGACCATCAACACGGTCACCGCCGGCACCCTGCTGCGCTCGCTCGGTTCCTTCGAGCGTGCGCTGCGCGCCCAGGGCAAGCGGGACGGCAAGGTGTACAAGGTGCGGTGGCAGGATTACGCGACCGGTGCGCCGATCACCGCGCAGATGGTCGCCGGGAAGGTCGACATCGGTTCGATGGGCGACTTCCCGCTGCTCCTCAACGCCGCCCGCGGCACACAGCTGCACGCCCCCACCCGGCTGGTCTCCGTCACCGGCTACAACCTGCGCGGCGCGCTCAACACCATTGTCACCAAGCCGGGTTCGGCCCTGCGCTCGCCGGCGGACCTGCGTGGCAAGAGGGTCTCCAGCAGCGTCGGCTCGGCCTCCGACGGCACTCTCGTACGGGCCCTGCAGCGGGCCGGGATCGATCCGGAACGCGGCATTCACAAGCTCAACCAGCAGCCGGCCGTGGGTGCCTCGGCGCTCCAGTCGGGCAGCGCGGACGCCCTGTCGCAGTTCGTGGCCTGGCCGGGTCTGCTCGCCTTCCAGGGCAAGGCGCAGGCGCTCTACGACGGGGGCGCGCTCGGCCTGCCCACCTTCCACGGTGTGACCGTACGGGACGCCTTCGCCGGACAACGCCCGGCCGTGGTCAGGGCGTTCCTCACCGCACAGCGGGATGCGACGCGCTATCTGCAGACCCACCCCGTCGACGCCGCGCAGCGGGTTGCCAAGGCCACCGGTCTGCCGCCCGAGGTGGTCTACCTCTACAACGGCGCCGGCGGCCTCGCCACCTTCGATCCCACGCTCAAGCCACAGCTGATCGCCGCGCTGAAGAAGGATGTGACGGTGCTGCGCGCGGCCGAGCTGACCGGGCCGGTCAACGTTGACTCGTTTGTCAATGACCGTTACGTCAAACAGAGTTACGGCAGCGGGTACGCCAAGGCCCGGAGCAGCACCGCACACCCGTCGCCCGACGAGGTGTGGCTGCGCGGCGAGGACCGCACCCACTCCTTCAGCGGCCCACAAGCCCTCCTGCGGTTCGCCGCCGCCCATCGCGACGCGGTACGGGCCGCGTATGTGGCCGACGCGACGACCGGCACCCGCTGGTTCGCCGACAAGTCGGTCTGGGTCCACGACGGCGCCCGGCTGCTGCCCTTCGCCACCCGCGCCACCGCCGACACCTGGACCCGGCACCATCGCGGTGCCCGCACTCTCAGCTACGCCGCCGCTCTGGAGCAGGCCCGGTGA
- a CDS encoding ferredoxin family protein yields MPVAPQRADVPVTIDESKCIDGCTLCVDMCPLDSLAINPASNKAYMHVDECWYCGPCAARCPTGAVTVNMPYLLR; encoded by the coding sequence ATGCCTGTTGCGCCCCAACGCGCCGACGTGCCCGTGACCATCGACGAGTCCAAGTGCATCGACGGCTGCACGCTGTGCGTCGACATGTGCCCACTGGACTCGCTCGCCATCAATCCGGCGAGCAACAAGGCGTACATGCACGTCGACGAGTGCTGGTACTGCGGGCCGTGCGCCGCACGCTGCCCCACCGGCGCGGTCACGGTCAACATGCCCTATCTGTTGCGATGA
- a CDS encoding DMT family transporter, with product MTTWPAVVFAVLAAASNALATVLQRRAARTVPLSSGLRLGLLVDLLHRAVWLGGMLAVVAAACFQALALSQGALSVVQPLFVLELPLALLIGRVLLGGHIPRTGWIGVGLLVVGLGTALAAAAPTIGTTHAPFDRWVPALVVCAAVIATAVGAALRRGAGGVRAACFAGATAVGYALTAAMLKDATHAWQTGGPAAFFSTWQTYGFAATGVLAIFLLENAMQSGPLTASQPVLTLGDALVSLSLGVTLYDERVRAGWWLIPEAIGVALVLWGAVLLSRVALARDLTGAQETTPAAAHDAGTAPGPADT from the coding sequence GTGACCACGTGGCCGGCCGTGGTGTTCGCCGTGCTCGCGGCAGCCAGCAATGCGCTGGCCACGGTCCTGCAGCGGCGTGCCGCCCGTACGGTCCCGCTGTCCAGCGGACTGCGCCTCGGCCTGCTCGTCGACCTGCTGCACCGTGCGGTCTGGCTCGGCGGGATGCTCGCGGTCGTCGCCGCGGCCTGCTTCCAGGCGCTGGCTCTGTCCCAGGGTGCACTGTCGGTGGTGCAGCCCCTCTTCGTCCTCGAACTGCCCCTCGCCCTGCTCATCGGACGGGTCCTGCTGGGCGGACACATCCCCCGCACCGGCTGGATCGGTGTGGGGCTGCTCGTCGTCGGGCTCGGAACCGCCCTCGCTGCCGCCGCGCCCACCATCGGTACCACCCACGCCCCGTTCGACCGCTGGGTGCCCGCCCTGGTGGTCTGCGCCGCTGTGATCGCCACGGCGGTCGGTGCCGCGCTCCGCCGCGGGGCGGGCGGCGTACGGGCCGCCTGCTTCGCCGGGGCGACAGCGGTCGGGTACGCCCTCACCGCGGCCATGCTGAAGGACGCCACCCATGCCTGGCAGACCGGCGGGCCCGCCGCGTTCTTCAGCACCTGGCAGACCTACGGCTTCGCCGCCACCGGCGTACTGGCCATCTTCCTCCTGGAGAACGCCATGCAGTCGGGCCCGCTGACCGCCTCCCAGCCGGTCCTCACCCTCGGCGACGCGCTGGTGAGCCTGTCGCTGGGCGTCACCCTGTACGACGAACGGGTACGGGCCGGCTGGTGGCTGATCCCCGAGGCGATTGGCGTCGCACTGGTCCTGTGGGGCGCCGTGTTGCTCTCCCGCGTGGCGCTGGCCCGGGACCTGACAGGTGCTCAGGAGACGACACCGGCCGCCGCCCACGACGCGGGTACGGCGCCCGGACCGGCGGATACCTGA
- a CDS encoding aminobutyraldehyde dehydrogenase translates to MAEDPKPAPVRNHLAGTGRPAASGATMDLVNPATGEVHGSAPRSGPSDTDAACTAAQNALVRWSTTTPAERQRALLRIAEAVEEHADALVAAEVGDTGKPPEQFRTEELPAVIDTFRFFAGAARNLPGAAAAEYTEGRTSVLRREPVGVCAQITPWNYPLMMAAWKVAPALAAGNTTVLKPADTTPSSTVLLARIAAEHLPPGVLNVVCGDRDTGRSLTAHPVPRLVAVTGSVRAGREIAATAAADLKRVHLELGGNAPVLVHEDVDAGAAAAELAAVAYYNAGQDCTAPTRFLVHHRRYDAFVTAFAAAARTLRTGPPGDPAADYGPLNSEAQLTSVQGLLRRLPDHAEVVAGGTAPGGAGWFHSPTVVAGVRQDDEIVQEEIFGPVVTVQPFTDEDEAVRLANGVRFGLAASVWTADHTRVMRATRALHTGIVWVNTHGTTVSEMPHGGVKHSGYGSDLSLAGLLDYTQVKHVML, encoded by the coding sequence ATGGCTGAGGACCCCAAGCCCGCCCCGGTCCGCAATCACCTCGCGGGGACGGGCCGCCCGGCGGCCTCCGGCGCGACGATGGACCTGGTCAACCCCGCCACCGGCGAGGTGCACGGCAGCGCGCCGCGCTCCGGCCCGTCCGACACGGACGCGGCCTGCACCGCCGCGCAGAACGCTCTCGTCCGCTGGTCGACGACCACTCCCGCCGAGCGGCAGCGGGCGCTGCTGCGGATCGCCGAGGCGGTCGAGGAGCACGCCGACGCCCTGGTGGCCGCCGAGGTCGGGGACACCGGCAAGCCGCCGGAACAGTTCCGGACCGAGGAACTGCCCGCGGTCATCGACACCTTCCGCTTCTTCGCGGGGGCGGCGCGCAATCTGCCGGGGGCGGCCGCGGCCGAGTACACCGAGGGCCGCACCTCGGTGCTGCGTCGCGAACCGGTCGGTGTCTGCGCGCAGATCACCCCCTGGAACTACCCGCTGATGATGGCCGCGTGGAAGGTCGCCCCGGCGCTCGCGGCGGGCAACACCACGGTACTCAAGCCCGCCGACACCACCCCGTCGTCCACGGTGCTGCTCGCCCGGATCGCCGCGGAGCATCTGCCGCCCGGCGTACTCAATGTGGTCTGCGGGGACCGCGACACCGGGCGGTCCCTGACCGCGCACCCGGTGCCCCGGCTCGTCGCCGTCACCGGCAGTGTCCGGGCCGGGCGGGAGATCGCCGCCACCGCCGCGGCGGACCTCAAACGGGTGCACCTGGAACTGGGCGGCAATGCGCCGGTTCTCGTCCACGAGGACGTGGACGCCGGGGCCGCCGCGGCCGAGCTCGCGGCCGTGGCGTACTACAACGCCGGCCAGGACTGCACCGCCCCCACCCGGTTCCTGGTCCACCACCGCCGCTACGACGCCTTTGTGACCGCGTTCGCGGCGGCGGCGCGCACCCTGCGGACCGGGCCGCCCGGCGATCCGGCCGCCGACTACGGCCCGCTCAACAGCGAGGCCCAACTCACCTCCGTACAGGGGTTGTTGCGCCGACTGCCGGACCATGCCGAGGTGGTGGCGGGAGGCACGGCACCGGGAGGGGCGGGCTGGTTCCACTCCCCCACGGTCGTGGCCGGGGTGCGCCAGGACGACGAGATCGTGCAGGAGGAGATCTTCGGCCCGGTCGTCACGGTGCAGCCCTTCACCGACGAGGACGAGGCCGTCCGGCTGGCGAACGGGGTCCGGTTCGGTCTGGCGGCGAGCGTGTGGACCGCCGATCACACCCGCGTCATGCGGGCCACCCGCGCCCTGCACACCGGGATCGTCTGGGTGAACACCCACGGGACGACGGTGTCGGAGATGCCGCACGGCGGGGTCAAGCACTCCGGCTACGGCAGCGACCTGTCCCTCGCGGGCCTGTTGGACTACACCCAGGTCAAGCACGTCATGCTGTGA
- a CDS encoding NAD(P)/FAD-dependent oxidoreductase has translation MNHDVIVLGAGLAGLAAARDLSAAGADVLVLEARDRVGGRVEQAVLPDGRLVQLGGEVVGRAHTAYLALAAELGLTLIPSYVAEPGKMARATAEGVSAGDPPHWFGPGDEACHRKVTDAFVALARTVDPGDPWSHPHAATLDRLSVGAWLRGEGASPAVVRLWEIGQLALASGSYERTSLLSALRKHAAVPGDDPYAYEDWEGLRVAEGSATVALRMAAELGRRIRLEAPVEEVAVRPGGCRVRLSCGETLTADAVVSALPVGPLRSIAVTGVSEARLASLHRQRHAVAAKFAAAYDKPFWRSRDLNGLSECEGVLGSTWPQSEGILSALIPPERYGVLLGMPASVRDHELLSDVARLYGAEAFQPFTSYLRLWGTDPWTQGYVTQWNPGDVMAVGPLHGTHEPPFYVCGSDQWVAGYMEGAVRTGRDAAREVLRHG, from the coding sequence ATGAACCACGATGTCATCGTGCTCGGTGCCGGCCTCGCCGGGCTCGCCGCGGCGCGTGACCTGAGCGCGGCCGGCGCCGATGTCCTCGTCCTCGAAGCCCGCGACCGGGTCGGCGGACGCGTCGAGCAGGCCGTGCTGCCCGACGGCCGGCTGGTCCAGCTCGGCGGCGAGGTGGTCGGCCGGGCCCATACCGCCTACCTCGCGCTGGCCGCGGAGCTCGGCCTGACCCTCATTCCCAGCTATGTCGCCGAGCCCGGCAAGATGGCGCGGGCCACCGCGGAAGGGGTCTCGGCGGGCGATCCGCCGCACTGGTTCGGCCCCGGCGACGAGGCCTGCCACCGTAAGGTCACCGACGCCTTCGTCGCGCTGGCCCGGACCGTCGACCCCGGGGACCCGTGGTCCCATCCGCACGCGGCGACCCTCGACCGCCTGTCGGTCGGCGCCTGGCTGCGCGGCGAAGGCGCGAGCCCCGCCGTCGTACGGCTCTGGGAAATAGGCCAACTCGCCCTGGCCAGCGGCTCCTACGAGCGCACCTCCCTGCTCTCCGCGCTGCGCAAACACGCCGCGGTCCCCGGGGACGATCCCTACGCCTACGAGGACTGGGAGGGGCTGCGGGTGGCCGAGGGCTCGGCGACGGTGGCGCTGCGCATGGCCGCGGAGCTCGGCCGCCGCATCCGGCTCGAAGCGCCCGTCGAGGAGGTGGCGGTGCGGCCGGGAGGCTGCCGGGTGCGGCTGTCCTGCGGGGAGACCCTGACGGCGGATGCCGTGGTCAGCGCGCTGCCGGTCGGTCCGCTCCGCTCGATCGCCGTCACCGGCGTCTCCGAGGCCCGGCTCGCCTCACTGCACCGCCAGCGGCACGCCGTCGCGGCCAAGTTCGCCGCGGCCTACGACAAGCCCTTCTGGCGCAGCCGGGACCTCAACGGTCTCTCCGAGTGCGAAGGCGTGCTCGGCAGCACCTGGCCGCAGAGCGAGGGCATCCTCTCCGCGCTGATCCCGCCCGAGCGCTACGGCGTCCTGCTGGGCATGCCCGCCTCGGTCCGTGACCACGAACTGCTCTCGGACGTGGCGCGCCTCTACGGTGCCGAGGCCTTCCAGCCGTTCACGTCGTATCTGCGGCTGTGGGGCACCGACCCCTGGACCCAGGGGTACGTCACGCAGTGGAATCCCGGCGATGTCATGGCCGTCGGCCCGCTGCACGGCACACACGAACCGCCCTTCTACGTCTGCGGGTCCGACCAGTGGGTCGCCGGCTATATGGAGGGCGCCGTCCGCACCGGCCGCGACGCGGCACGGGAGGTGCTGCGTCATGGCTGA
- a CDS encoding ABC transporter ATP-binding protein encodes MTSSDTPSAGAAPAGDPAGAPPAVRLDHLSKNYGGSYAVQDLSLDIAAGEFFSLLGPSGCGKTTSLRMIGGFTDPTAGTILLSGEDVTALPPDKRNVNTVFQSYALFDHLSVADNVAFGLKRKGVGRAEIRERVGAMLERVQLGGLGDRKPGTLSGGQRQRVALARALVNRPQVLLLDEPLAALDLKLRRRMQVELKQIQREVGITFVFVTHDQDEALTMSDRVAVMNEGHVEQCGTPEDVYERPASRFVASFMGTSNLVPGTYRDGQVVLDCGPALPVGDRSGVADGSSVSLSVRPEKIWLSDFEPGMALVQGVVRETVYSGPTTTYLIELAPGVTVTVLEQNTDRSRMEDRWSGGESVEIGWRPEHCLVLE; translated from the coding sequence ATGACCTCCTCCGACACCCCCTCCGCCGGCGCGGCCCCGGCCGGCGACCCGGCCGGTGCCCCGCCCGCCGTCCGGCTCGACCACCTCAGCAAGAACTACGGCGGCTCCTACGCGGTGCAGGACCTCTCCCTGGACATCGCAGCCGGCGAGTTCTTCTCCCTGCTGGGCCCGTCCGGCTGCGGCAAGACCACCTCGCTGCGGATGATCGGCGGCTTCACCGACCCCACCGCGGGCACCATCCTGCTCAGCGGCGAGGACGTGACCGCGCTCCCGCCGGACAAGCGCAACGTCAATACGGTCTTCCAGAGTTACGCCCTCTTCGACCACCTCTCGGTGGCCGACAACGTGGCCTTCGGCCTCAAGCGCAAGGGCGTCGGCCGGGCCGAGATCCGCGAGCGGGTCGGCGCCATGCTCGAGCGGGTGCAGCTCGGCGGCCTGGGCGACCGCAAGCCCGGTACGCTCTCCGGCGGCCAGCGCCAGCGGGTGGCCCTGGCCCGCGCCCTGGTCAACCGGCCCCAGGTGCTGCTGCTCGACGAGCCGCTGGCCGCGCTCGACCTCAAGCTCCGGCGGCGGATGCAGGTCGAACTCAAGCAGATCCAGCGCGAGGTCGGCATCACCTTCGTCTTCGTCACCCACGACCAGGACGAGGCGCTGACCATGTCGGACCGGGTGGCGGTGATGAACGAGGGCCACGTGGAGCAGTGCGGCACGCCCGAGGACGTCTACGAACGCCCCGCGAGCCGCTTCGTGGCGTCCTTCATGGGCACTTCCAACCTGGTCCCCGGCACCTACCGGGACGGGCAGGTCGTCCTCGACTGCGGTCCGGCTCTCCCGGTCGGCGACCGGAGTGGTGTGGCCGACGGCAGCAGCGTCAGCCTGTCGGTCCGGCCGGAGAAGATCTGGCTCTCCGACTTCGAACCGGGCATGGCGCTGGTGCAGGGCGTGGTCCGGGAGACCGTCTACTCCGGCCCCACCACCACCTATCTGATCGAACTCGCCCCCGGCGTCACGGTGACCGTACTGGAGCAGAACACCGACCGCTCGCGCATGGAGGACCGCTGGAGCGGCGGCGAGAGCGTGGAGATCGGCTGGCGGCCGGAGCACTGCCTGGTCCTGGAGTAG